One Methylocapsa sp. D3K7 DNA window includes the following coding sequences:
- the exbB gene encoding tonB-system energizer ExbB, whose amino-acid sequence MTGMDHVLGTRLTPVARGAGLVTAFSILFFCAGPLQAQTSAPSPDAPLAATLSQPAAPPSSTPVSPPEAAPVTAGQTVAPAAESSVPAAEAASPSPHVTEAVLPSTLPRDLSPWGMFLSAVLPVKIVMVGLALASLATWTVWLAKTIELWMAKARARRNFEILAHAASLRVAEKELGSETSPIARFVAAAAGEADRSEGLAIEGVKDRTATLLSRIEAYAGRRIMRGTGILATVGATAPFIGLFGTVWGIMDSFIGISKTNTTNLAVVAPGIAEALLATAMGLVAAIPAVVMYNGFARSITSYRAQLGDAAAEVLRHLSRDLDREELPPQKEKAPVVRLHESAE is encoded by the coding sequence ATGACCGGCATGGATCATGTGTTAGGGACGCGACTCACGCCTGTTGCAAGAGGAGCGGGGCTTGTAACTGCCTTCAGCATTTTATTTTTTTGCGCTGGCCCGCTTCAAGCGCAGACCTCGGCGCCTTCGCCGGACGCTCCACTGGCAGCCACGCTTTCCCAGCCTGCTGCGCCGCCCTCTTCTACACCTGTTTCACCCCCTGAGGCCGCGCCGGTGACGGCGGGGCAGACGGTTGCGCCCGCCGCGGAATCCTCCGTGCCTGCCGCCGAAGCCGCCAGTCCTTCGCCGCACGTCACCGAAGCAGTGCTGCCGTCAACCCTGCCGCGGGATCTCTCCCCCTGGGGCATGTTTCTCAGCGCCGTCCTGCCCGTGAAAATTGTCATGGTGGGGCTGGCGCTGGCCTCGCTCGCGACCTGGACGGTTTGGCTGGCGAAAACGATCGAACTCTGGATGGCCAAGGCTCGGGCGCGCCGCAATTTCGAGATTCTCGCCCATGCCGCGAGCCTCCGCGTCGCGGAAAAAGAGCTCGGCTCCGAGACATCCCCCATCGCGCGTTTTGTTGCCGCCGCCGCGGGCGAAGCCGACCGTTCCGAGGGCCTTGCCATTGAGGGCGTCAAGGACCGCACGGCCACCTTGCTGTCGCGCATCGAGGCATATGCGGGACGGAGGATCATGCGGGGCACAGGGATTCTCGCGACGGTCGGGGCGACGGCGCCCTTTATCGGGCTTTTTGGAACCGTCTGGGGAATCATGGACAGTTTCATTGGGATTTCGAAGACCAACACGACCAACCTCGCGGTGGTGGCGCCCGGCATCGCCGAGGCTTTGCTAGCGACTGCCATGGGGCTGGTCGCGGCCATTCCGGCGGTGGTGATGTACAATGGGTTCGCCCGTTCCATTACGTCCTATCGGGCGCAGCTTGGCGACGCGGCGGCGGAAGTTCTGCGCCACCTCTCCCGCGACCTCGACCGCGAGGAATTGCCGCCGCAAAAGGAAAAGGCCCCGGTCGTCCGTCTGCACGAATCCGCGGAGTAA
- the epmA gene encoding EF-P lysine aminoacylase EpmA produces the protein MSSEPSPWWSPSIHRDRRPFLLSRNSMVAAARAFFSGQSFIEADTAILQVSPGNETHISAFRTEALDDSGIKSTLYLHTSPEFAAKKLLAAGEERIFTFAHVFRNRERGKLHHPEFTMLEWYRAGEPYQRLIEDCMGLLARTVAAAGSRDLRFAGHVADPFEEPEILSVAEAFDRYANIDLLATLSEPVAGREALAAGARRNGITIAPDDSWRDLFSKIIAAKIEPQLGHGRPAILMDYPASEAALAKLQDDPRFAERFELYVCGVELANGFGELTDPGLQRRRFEAAMAERLQIYGEAYPLDEDFLQALAIMPPACGIALGFDRLVMLATGASHIEQVIWTPVQRGMMER, from the coding sequence CTGTCCTCAGAACCATCGCCATGGTGGTCCCCGAGCATCCATCGCGACCGGCGCCCTTTCCTTTTGAGCCGAAACAGCATGGTGGCCGCCGCACGGGCTTTTTTTTCGGGGCAATCGTTTATCGAAGCCGATACGGCCATTCTCCAAGTGTCGCCCGGAAACGAAACCCACATCAGTGCTTTCCGTACCGAAGCTCTTGATGATAGTGGAATAAAATCAACTCTTTATCTACATACGTCGCCGGAATTCGCAGCCAAGAAACTGCTTGCTGCGGGCGAGGAGCGCATTTTCACTTTCGCGCATGTGTTCCGGAACCGCGAACGGGGCAAACTTCACCATCCGGAATTCACGATGCTTGAGTGGTATCGCGCGGGCGAGCCCTATCAGAGGCTGATCGAGGATTGCATGGGGCTTCTGGCACGCACCGTAGCCGCCGCAGGTAGCCGCGATCTGCGCTTTGCCGGACATGTCGCCGATCCCTTCGAAGAGCCGGAAATCCTGAGCGTCGCTGAGGCATTTGACCGCTATGCCAATATTGATCTTTTGGCGACCCTCAGCGAACCCGTGGCCGGGAGGGAGGCACTCGCGGCGGGCGCCCGCAGAAATGGGATTACAATTGCCCCGGATGACAGCTGGCGGGATTTGTTCAGCAAGATTATTGCGGCGAAGATCGAGCCGCAACTTGGACATGGCCGCCCGGCAATTCTCATGGATTATCCGGCAAGCGAAGCTGCACTGGCCAAATTGCAGGACGATCCGCGTTTCGCCGAGCGGTTTGAACTTTATGTTTGCGGCGTCGAGCTCGCCAATGGATTTGGCGAATTGACAGACCCCGGTCTCCAGCGCCGCCGTTTTGAGGCGGCAATGGCGGAACGGCTGCAGATCTATGGCGAGGCCTATCCGCTCGATGAGGACTTCTTGCAAGCCTTGGCGATCATGCCACCGGCGTGCGGGATCGCGCTTGGCTTCGACCGGCTGGTGATGCTCGCGACCGGGGCATCTCACATCGAGCAGGTGATTTGGACGCCCGTGCAACGGGGTATGATGGAACGATGA
- the cysK gene encoding cysteine synthase A → MAQTAAKQLENLDAAHVPGRGRIYDSITETIGDTPLVRLKKIAREKGVKANLLAKLEFFNPIASVKDRIGVHMISVMEATGKIAPGKNTLIEPTSGNTGIALAFVAAARGYKLILVMPESMSIERRKMLALLGAELILTPAPQGMKGAIAKAQELAESTPGAVIPRQFENPANVEIHRLTTAEEIWNDTKGEIDVFVSAVGTGGTITGVAQVLKPRRPSLKVIAVEPEDSPVLSGGQAGPHKIQGIGAGFVPAILDRSLIDEVLTVGNQTAFDTARLVARLEGIPVGISSGAAVAAAVEVGLRPEFEGKNVVLIIPSFAERYLSTALFEGL, encoded by the coding sequence ATGGCCCAAACAGCCGCAAAGCAGCTCGAAAACCTGGACGCGGCGCATGTGCCGGGACGCGGCCGCATTTACGATTCGATTACGGAGACGATTGGCGATACGCCTCTTGTTCGCCTCAAAAAGATCGCTAGGGAAAAGGGCGTCAAGGCCAACCTTCTCGCCAAGCTCGAATTCTTCAATCCGATCGCCAGTGTCAAGGATCGCATCGGCGTCCATATGATTTCGGTCATGGAAGCCACGGGGAAAATCGCGCCGGGCAAAAACACTCTCATCGAACCGACGTCTGGCAATACCGGGATTGCTCTGGCTTTCGTCGCGGCGGCGCGCGGCTATAAACTTATTCTGGTGATGCCGGAATCAATGTCGATCGAACGCCGCAAGATGCTTGCTCTGCTTGGCGCCGAACTCATCCTCACGCCGGCTCCGCAAGGGATGAAAGGCGCCATCGCCAAGGCCCAGGAACTCGCCGAGTCGACACCAGGCGCTGTCATTCCACGACAGTTTGAAAATCCGGCGAATGTGGAAATCCATCGGCTCACCACGGCTGAAGAAATCTGGAACGACACGAAGGGTGAAATCGATGTTTTCGTCTCCGCCGTAGGCACGGGGGGGACCATCACAGGAGTCGCGCAGGTCCTGAAGCCCCGGCGGCCTTCCCTCAAGGTTATCGCAGTCGAACCGGAAGATTCGCCGGTTCTCTCGGGCGGCCAGGCTGGTCCGCACAAAATCCAAGGCATCGGCGCCGGTTTCGTACCCGCGATCCTCGACCGGTCCTTGATCGATGAGGTCTTGACGGTTGGCAATCAGACAGCTTTCGACACAGCGCGGCTCGTTGCCCGCCTGGAAGGCATCCCGGTTGGAATCTCCTCGGGCGCCGCTGTCGCCGCCGCCGTGGAAGTCGGCCTGCGTCCGGAGTTCGAGGGCAAGAACGTCGTGCTTATCATTCCGTCTTTTGCCGAACGCTATTTGTCGACCGCGCTCTTCGAGGGTCTCTGA
- a CDS encoding DUF3772 domain-containing protein, which translates to MLKTLARVLGFVALAALAPACGQAHPKHAQLAKQSSAQAEPAGQKQTPGQKPTPDPGQAQVQAPAPGTAQMAQPVGPPMPPPPAPPPPEQVPIGPILDNLGASLKQIEASLERHELTDVELQDLRQQTDPISAAAADAVDRLTPRLAGIKARLDQLGPKPDDQAAPESPAVTADRADQQKLYNDIDELLKRARLIGVQADQYSANITARRRALFTRSLFARAASIANPDLWTKVWQEAPSDTAAIKAVFSEWINGINARLDGQRLPVFWGSLAAILLLYVPLAKLARRILARSPEVLEPSRLLKILGAWWIALVITGPAIAMVVIVSLVFQEFDLTNARLQPFMQAAGVAVIRIAAATGITRGLFAPTRPNWRLPKLNDRAAESIVRIAIILACIVSVASLFEALNDIVGASLPVAVTMRGLAALAGAILLGIELWRFGSTLDTDDCLGPEVTRQRGWFDILRLVSWVEAFAITVSVLIGYAAFGSFLLEQFFWVGAIACVLFMLIVLLEETISASLAPTARLGHRLIASIGFNRNSLELTGVLLSGFIRLVLFVVAAGLVLAPWGLQRSDVPIDIGAAFFGFKVGDITISPFNIFIAITLFALAFGFFHAVLQWVDSKLFPHMNFDIGLRNSIRTSLGYLGFLIAAGLALGYLGLSFEKLAIVAGALSVGIGFGLQSIVNNFVSGLILLWERTVRVGDWIVVGGDQGFVRRINVRATEIETFDRAQVIIPNSSLITGVVTNLVRNDRTGRVSIPLTVATAADPTKIREVLIAIAKANQLVLTIPAPQILFTGISNSVLNFELRVFVGDVETSVRVKSDLNFEIFKRFKEEKFFDSPAAPDTKKVEIINLENFSRLLAPHLDEFSAASQAKRGVPGR; encoded by the coding sequence TTGCTGAAAACTCTTGCCCGTGTGCTCGGTTTTGTTGCGCTCGCCGCGTTGGCGCCCGCCTGCGGACAAGCGCACCCCAAACACGCGCAGCTCGCCAAACAAAGCAGCGCCCAAGCCGAACCCGCCGGACAAAAACAAACCCCTGGCCAAAAGCCAACGCCCGATCCGGGGCAAGCACAGGTGCAAGCTCCAGCGCCGGGCACCGCTCAGATGGCGCAGCCCGTCGGACCCCCCATGCCGCCGCCCCCGGCGCCGCCGCCGCCGGAACAAGTGCCGATCGGCCCGATCCTCGACAATCTCGGCGCTTCCTTGAAGCAAATCGAAGCCAGTCTCGAGCGTCACGAGCTGACCGATGTCGAATTGCAAGATCTGCGTCAGCAGACCGATCCCATTTCGGCCGCCGCCGCCGATGCCGTCGATCGCCTGACGCCGCGCCTTGCCGGTATTAAGGCGCGGCTCGATCAACTTGGCCCGAAACCCGACGATCAAGCGGCGCCCGAAAGCCCCGCCGTGACAGCTGACCGGGCTGATCAGCAAAAGCTCTATAATGACATCGATGAACTTCTGAAGCGCGCCCGGCTTATCGGCGTCCAGGCCGATCAATACAGTGCGAATATCACGGCGCGGCGGCGCGCTTTGTTCACACGATCCTTGTTCGCGCGGGCGGCGAGCATCGCAAACCCAGATCTCTGGACCAAGGTCTGGCAAGAAGCGCCAAGTGACACAGCCGCCATCAAGGCGGTGTTCAGTGAATGGATCAACGGCATCAACGCAAGGCTCGATGGACAGCGCCTGCCGGTTTTCTGGGGCTCGCTGGCCGCGATCCTTTTGCTTTATGTGCCGCTCGCGAAGCTCGCCCGGCGTATTCTCGCGCGCAGTCCCGAGGTTTTGGAGCCAAGCCGCCTTTTAAAAATTCTGGGCGCCTGGTGGATCGCACTCGTCATCACGGGTCCCGCCATTGCGATGGTTGTTATTGTTTCCCTCGTCTTCCAGGAATTTGATCTCACCAATGCGCGATTGCAGCCTTTCATGCAGGCTGCCGGAGTCGCGGTGATCCGGATTGCGGCGGCAACGGGAATTACGCGCGGTCTGTTTGCTCCGACCAGGCCCAATTGGCGGCTGCCAAAACTCAACGATAGAGCAGCCGAAAGCATCGTCCGTATTGCAATCATCCTTGCTTGCATTGTTTCGGTTGCCAGCCTTTTCGAGGCCCTCAACGACATTGTCGGTGCATCATTGCCCGTCGCGGTCACCATGCGCGGTCTCGCGGCCCTTGCGGGAGCGATCCTTCTCGGTATCGAGCTGTGGCGCTTCGGCAGTACCTTGGATACGGACGATTGTCTTGGCCCCGAGGTTACACGGCAGCGCGGATGGTTTGACATTTTGCGTTTGGTCTCCTGGGTGGAGGCTTTCGCGATCACCGTCTCGGTTCTAATCGGATACGCCGCATTCGGCAGTTTCCTCCTCGAACAATTTTTTTGGGTCGGCGCCATTGCCTGCGTCTTGTTCATGTTGATCGTCCTTCTCGAAGAGACAATTAGCGCAAGCCTCGCGCCAACTGCCCGGCTCGGGCATCGGCTGATCGCCAGCATTGGCTTCAATCGCAACTCGCTCGAACTGACGGGTGTCCTCCTCTCCGGCTTCATCCGGCTTGTGCTGTTCGTCGTCGCGGCCGGTCTCGTGCTGGCACCCTGGGGGCTTCAACGGAGTGACGTTCCCATCGATATCGGAGCCGCCTTTTTCGGTTTCAAAGTCGGCGACATCACGATTTCGCCGTTCAATATTTTTATTGCCATCACGCTTTTCGCGCTCGCCTTCGGGTTTTTCCACGCGGTGCTACAGTGGGTCGATTCCAAGCTGTTTCCGCATATGAATTTCGACATTGGCCTGCGCAATTCGATCCGCACCAGCCTCGGTTATCTCGGCTTTCTCATCGCTGCCGGCCTCGCGCTCGGCTATCTTGGATTGAGTTTCGAAAAGCTTGCCATCGTCGCCGGCGCTTTGTCTGTCGGTATCGGATTTGGACTTCAATCGATCGTCAACAATTTCGTATCGGGCCTAATCCTCCTGTGGGAACGCACAGTCCGAGTCGGCGATTGGATCGTGGTCGGCGGCGACCAGGGGTTTGTGCGCCGTATCAATGTCCGCGCGACCGAGATCGAGACGTTTGATCGCGCCCAAGTCATCATCCCGAACTCAAGCCTCATCACCGGGGTCGTCACCAATCTTGTCCGCAACGACCGGACCGGCCGGGTGTCAATACCTCTGACCGTCGCAACCGCCGCCGATCCAACCAAGATCCGCGAAGTTCTAATTGCGATCGCCAAGGCAAATCAGCTCGTTTTGACGATACCGGCCCCGCAAATCCTGTTTACCGGAATATCCAACAGCGTCCTCAATTTCGAGCTGCGTGTCTTTGTCGGCGACGTGGAAACCAGTGTCCGCGTCAAGAGCGACCTTAATTTCGAGATTTTCAAACGGTTCAAGGAAGAAAAATTCTTTGATTCCCCTGCGGCACCGGACACAAAGAAGGTGGAAATCATCAATCTCGAAAATTTCAGCAGGCTTTTGGCGCCGCACCTCGATGAGTTCTCCGCAGCAAGCCAAGCAAAGCGAGGCGTGCCCGGACGCTGA
- a CDS encoding sugar transferase: MFDGELSVLLGRSKVAPYTTGGKAKRIFDVIVASITLLMFLPLFAFVVLLLKLTDPGPVIFSHVRVGQGGRRFACLKFRSMVTDSDKVLKSLLESDPLARAEWERTQKLTNDPRITAVGKFLRQSSLDELPQLINVIRGDMSLVGPRPVVPSEVGRYGDKLGLYLQARPGITGVWQVSGRNDCGYDQRIEMDANYVRNWRISNDIVILMRTLGAVIARKGSY; the protein is encoded by the coding sequence ATGTTTGATGGCGAGTTGTCCGTGCTCTTGGGGCGATCCAAAGTCGCTCCATATACCACTGGCGGAAAAGCTAAAAGAATATTTGATGTGATTGTTGCTTCGATAACGCTTCTCATGTTTTTGCCTTTATTTGCGTTTGTTGTTTTGTTACTTAAATTAACAGACCCAGGACCGGTGATTTTTAGTCATGTTCGCGTTGGCCAAGGAGGCCGCCGCTTCGCCTGCCTGAAATTTCGGTCAATGGTGACGGATTCGGACAAGGTACTGAAATCACTGTTGGAATCCGATCCGTTAGCGCGTGCGGAGTGGGAGCGCACCCAGAAATTGACCAATGACCCGCGGATCACGGCGGTGGGGAAGTTTTTGCGCCAATCAAGTCTTGATGAATTACCTCAGCTTATAAACGTCATCCGGGGTGATATGAGTCTGGTAGGGCCGCGTCCGGTCGTGCCATCCGAAGTGGGGCGTTATGGCGATAAGCTCGGACTCTATCTTCAGGCCCGGCCTGGAATAACGGGTGTATGGCAGGTCAGCGGCCGCAATGACTGCGGATATGATCAACGCATTGAGATGGACGCGAATTATGTGCGCAATTGGCGCATCTCCAACGACATCGTGATCTTGATGCGGACACTTGGTGCCGTCATCGCCCGAAAAGGCAGTTACTGA
- a CDS encoding L-2-amino-thiazoline-4-carboxylic acid hydrolase: MPISLLERRRIEAQFAKAIFDVLIEETGRARAVEILSKAVIRLAIESGAAFAAQACQPGDAEPPDLLVYADVLAVWLEDNALTIDLIAQAKNRLEFNVKRCRYAEMYRELGIADLGRVLSCNRDGAFCTGFNPAIQLTRTQIIMEGAEFCDFRYTLTEHG; encoded by the coding sequence ATGCCCATCAGTCTCTTGGAACGCCGCCGCATCGAAGCCCAATTCGCCAAGGCAATCTTCGATGTTCTTATTGAGGAGACCGGCCGCGCGCGGGCGGTTGAAATCCTTTCGAAAGCAGTGATCCGTCTCGCCATCGAATCGGGCGCGGCTTTCGCCGCCCAAGCCTGTCAGCCGGGGGACGCGGAGCCCCCGGACCTCTTGGTCTATGCGGACGTTTTGGCCGTGTGGCTGGAGGATAATGCCCTGACGATCGATCTGATAGCGCAAGCGAAGAATCGCTTGGAATTCAACGTGAAGCGGTGCCGCTACGCGGAAATGTACCGCGAACTCGGAATCGCAGACCTCGGCCGTGTTCTCTCTTGCAACCGGGATGGCGCTTTTTGCACGGGGTTTAATCCCGCCATCCAGCTCACCCGCACGCAAATAATCATGGAAGGCGCCGAGTTCTGCGATTTTCGCTACACTTTGACAGAGCATGGATGA
- a CDS encoding lysine-2,3-aminomutase-like protein, with protein MTGTPALLRNASDLVNAGLLPASHKEAVERLATTYAIGITGAVAELIDRGDPDDPIARQFVPDLAELAQQPGEMADPTGDLRFSPIEGIVHRYPDRVLLKLLHICPVYCRFCFRRTVVGPNSPTHLSPDALSAAIGYIEGHPGIWEVILTGGDPLTLSARRLAEIMARLKAIDHVKILRIHTRVPVADPSKITAEIVNVLLSSGKTIYVALHANHPRELTAAARAACATFIDAGIPMLSQSVLLAGVNDNIKTMTELMRAFVEARIKPYYLHHLDPAPGTAHFRVPIAKGRDLMRRLRGNVSGLCQPHYMLDIPGGHGKSPIGPNYLVERASGQPSQITDYKGRTHIYSQEAREQREMRDDTKLPWEPV; from the coding sequence ATGACCGGCACTCCGGCACTTTTGCGCAATGCCTCGGACCTCGTGAACGCCGGTCTTCTTCCGGCCTCCCATAAAGAGGCTGTGGAACGGCTCGCCACAACCTACGCGATCGGCATCACCGGCGCGGTCGCGGAACTGATCGACCGCGGTGATCCAGATGATCCGATAGCCCGCCAGTTCGTTCCGGATTTGGCCGAACTCGCCCAGCAGCCAGGGGAAATGGCCGATCCCACCGGCGATCTCCGGTTCAGTCCCATTGAAGGGATTGTGCACCGCTACCCCGATCGCGTGCTGTTGAAATTGCTTCACATCTGTCCGGTTTATTGCCGGTTCTGCTTTCGCCGCACCGTGGTCGGGCCAAACAGCCCCACGCATCTTTCACCCGACGCGCTGAGCGCCGCCATCGGCTACATAGAGGGTCACCCCGGAATCTGGGAAGTGATTCTGACGGGGGGTGATCCACTGACCTTATCGGCACGCAGGCTCGCGGAGATCATGGCGAGGCTCAAAGCCATCGATCATGTGAAAATCCTCCGCATTCATACAAGGGTGCCGGTTGCCGACCCCTCGAAGATCACGGCTGAAATCGTCAATGTTTTGCTTTCCTCCGGCAAGACGATTTACGTCGCCCTGCATGCCAATCATCCGCGCGAATTGACGGCGGCGGCGCGCGCGGCCTGTGCCACATTTATCGATGCGGGCATCCCGATGCTCAGTCAGAGCGTCCTGCTCGCGGGCGTCAACGACAATATCAAAACCATGACGGAGCTCATGCGCGCTTTCGTCGAGGCACGCATAAAGCCCTATTATCTGCACCATCTCGATCCCGCGCCAGGAACCGCGCATTTCCGGGTGCCGATTGCCAAAGGCCGCGATTTGATGCGGCGGCTGCGCGGAAATGTCTCGGGCCTTTGTCAGCCGCATTACATGCTCGATATACCGGGCGGCCACGGCAAGTCACCGATTGGCCCAAATTATCTTGTAGAAAGAGCTTCCGGTCAGCCTAGCCAGATTACCGATTATAAAGGCCGCACGCACATCTACTCGCAAGAGGCCCGCGAACAGCGCGAAATGCGAGACGACACAAAGTTGCCTTGGGAGCCTGTTTAG
- a CDS encoding glycosyltransferase has translation MRVAIVHYWLVSMRGGEKVVEALCQLFPGADIFTHVYDPEKVSETIRSHRIFTTFINSLPRARRYYKHYLPLMPIALEQLDLRGYDLIISSESGPAKGIIPPPGAVHLCYCHSPMRYVWNMFHDYRERTGWLQRVMMPPLCHYLRIWDATASMRVDRFIANSATVAARIEKYYRRDSAVIHPPVNVELFESVSPGDVEDYYLMAGELVAYKRPELAVEAFNALGRRLIVIGGGEMLAEVRKRAGPTVTVMGQQPFGVLRHHYARCRALVFPGEEDFGIVPVEVMASGRPVIAYGRGGLTESVVAGVSGLFFGEQTVAAIEQAVHDFEGMSFDPAVIKALASKFNSARFLMEFSAAVEKALGHKLDPLAIQISKPGQAADL, from the coding sequence ATGCGCGTGGCGATCGTCCATTACTGGCTCGTGTCGATGCGGGGCGGCGAAAAAGTGGTCGAGGCGCTTTGCCAGCTATTTCCCGGCGCGGATATTTTTACGCACGTCTATGATCCCGAAAAAGTCTCGGAAACGATACGAAGTCACAGGATTTTTACGACATTTATCAATTCTCTGCCTCGCGCGCGACGCTATTACAAGCATTATCTCCCTTTGATGCCGATCGCGCTCGAACAACTCGATCTGCGTGGCTACGATCTCATCATCAGCAGTGAATCAGGACCGGCCAAGGGGATCATACCGCCCCCGGGCGCCGTGCATCTTTGTTATTGCCATTCGCCGATGCGTTATGTCTGGAACATGTTTCACGATTACCGTGAGCGCACCGGCTGGCTGCAGCGCGTCATGATGCCGCCTCTCTGCCATTATCTGCGCATTTGGGATGCAACGGCGTCGATGCGGGTCGATCGCTTCATCGCGAATTCGGCGACCGTCGCGGCTCGCATCGAAAAATATTACCGCCGGGACTCGGCGGTAATCCATCCCCCTGTCAATGTTGAGCTGTTCGAGAGCGTTTCTCCCGGCGATGTCGAAGACTACTATCTCATGGCCGGCGAACTCGTTGCCTACAAGAGACCAGAACTTGCCGTCGAGGCTTTTAATGCACTCGGCCGCCGTCTCATTGTGATCGGCGGAGGAGAGATGCTCGCTGAGGTCCGCAAACGCGCGGGCCCCACAGTAACAGTTATGGGACAGCAACCTTTTGGCGTCCTGCGCCATCACTATGCGCGGTGCCGCGCCCTGGTGTTTCCAGGCGAGGAGGATTTTGGTATCGTGCCCGTTGAAGTGATGGCGAGCGGGAGGCCCGTCATAGCGTATGGACGCGGCGGGCTTACGGAATCCGTTGTCGCCGGGGTATCAGGGTTGTTTTTTGGGGAGCAGACCGTCGCGGCGATTGAACAGGCCGTACATGACTTCGAGGGGATGTCCTTTGATCCGGCCGTGATCAAGGCGCTCGCCAGCAAATTCAACTCTGCGAGATTTTTGATGGAGTTCTCTGCGGCGGTGGAGAAGGCGCTTGGACACAAGCTTGATCCCCTGGCTATCCAAATATCGAAGCCAGGGCAAGCTGCGGATTTGTGA
- a CDS encoding peroxiredoxin, with translation MALQLGDTAPDFETDTTEGHIRFHEWLGDSWGVLFSHPKDFTPVCTTELGYMAKLKPEFDRRNTKIIGLSVDPVENHKKWSVDIAETQGTAPNYPMIGDTDLSISKLWGMLPASASGDPSTRTPADNQTVRNVFVIGPDKKIKLIIVYPMTTGRNFDEVLRVIDSLQLTAKHKVATPVNWKQGDDVIIAGSVTDDDAKKIYPQGWKAPRPYLRIVPQPRG, from the coding sequence ATGGCACTGCAACTTGGCGACACCGCGCCGGATTTCGAAACCGATACAACCGAGGGCCATATCCGGTTTCACGAATGGCTCGGGGACTCTTGGGGGGTCCTTTTTTCTCATCCCAAGGATTTCACGCCGGTCTGCACGACGGAACTTGGCTATATGGCGAAATTGAAGCCCGAGTTCGATCGCCGCAACACCAAGATCATCGGGCTGAGCGTCGATCCGGTCGAAAACCACAAGAAGTGGTCGGTTGATATCGCCGAAACGCAAGGCACCGCGCCAAACTATCCCATGATCGGCGATACCGATTTGAGCATCTCAAAGCTGTGGGGGATGCTCCCCGCCAGCGCCTCCGGTGATCCTTCCACGAGGACTCCCGCTGACAACCAGACGGTGCGCAACGTCTTCGTCATTGGGCCGGACAAAAAAATCAAACTCATCATCGTCTATCCGATGACGACGGGCCGCAATTTCGACGAGGTCCTGCGGGTGATCGACTCGCTGCAATTGACCGCCAAACACAAGGTCGCGACGCCGGTCAACTGGAAGCAGGGCGATGACGTCATCATTGCCGGTTCGGTGACCGACGATGACGCCAAGAAAATTTACCCGCAAGGATGGAAAGCGCCGCGCCCCTATTTGCGGATCGTGCCGCAGCCGCGCGGCTGA
- the efp gene encoding elongation factor P, translating to MKVIASSIRKGNIIEREDGQLYVVLTAESFHPGKGTPTTQIDMRRLSDGVKTTDRYKTTEQVVRAYVEDSNFSYLFQDADGFHFMNMESFDQIAVPAEVVGEQALYLQEGMTCVLSIFNSTAVGVQLPARVTLEVVETEPAMKGQTASSSYKPAKLSNGARVMVPPHISPGVRVIVQTEDGSYVERAKD from the coding sequence GTGAAAGTCATCGCCAGTTCAATCCGGAAAGGCAATATCATCGAGAGAGAGGATGGCCAGCTTTATGTTGTTTTGACTGCGGAAAGCTTTCATCCTGGCAAGGGCACCCCGACAACCCAAATCGATATGCGCCGTCTATCGGATGGGGTCAAAACAACGGATCGCTACAAAACGACCGAGCAGGTTGTACGTGCTTACGTCGAGGATTCAAATTTTAGCTACCTTTTCCAGGACGCAGACGGGTTCCACTTTATGAATATGGAATCCTTTGATCAGATCGCCGTTCCCGCCGAGGTTGTCGGAGAACAGGCGCTTTATTTGCAAGAAGGAATGACTTGCGTGCTGTCGATCTTTAATAGCACCGCCGTGGGGGTCCAGCTTCCTGCCCGGGTGACTCTTGAAGTCGTCGAAACGGAGCCAGCCATGAAAGGTCAAACGGCATCATCGTCCTATAAGCCGGCGAAATTATCAAATGGCGCGCGCGTCATGGTGCCTCCCCATATTTCCCCCGGCGTGCGGGTCATCGTACAGACAGAAGATGGTTCCTATGTGGAACGGGCCAAGGATTGA